In one window of Thalassophryne amazonica chromosome 9, fThaAma1.1, whole genome shotgun sequence DNA:
- the LOC117517605 gene encoding uncharacterized protein LOC117517605 — MSQKEQQLGSQYYEDRGRQLRGLPVLSTDFQSWLNLTDWNRLHAAFWDMHAYWNMLDWKRKQLEKEALASRLVHSTLPQSFKNIQLYLRDLMSQVSSQMSRMNSSWIRPTSPPAWTPPNLHVTSERLWDSWVQGYDILRDLDLYLTKLARDFLLLAAKTHV; from the exons ATGTCACAGAAGGAGCAGCAGTTGGGAAGTCAGTATTATGAAGACAGAGGTCGGCAGTTAAGGGGCTTGCCGGTACTCTCCACAGATTTTCAGAGCTGGCTGAATCTGACG GACTGGAACCGACTTCATGCTGCATTCTGGGACATGCACGCCTACTGGAACATGCTGGACTGGAAACGAAAGCAGCTGGAGAAAGAAGCTCTGGCTTCACGGTTGGTCCACAGCACTTTACCTCAGAGCTTTAAGAACATCCAGCTGTACTTGAGAGACTTGATGAGCCAAGTCAGCAGTCAG ATGAGCCGTATGAACAGCTCTTGGATAAGGCCGACCTCCCCCCCTGCTTGGACGCCCCCAAACCTCCACGTGACCTCCGAAAGATTATGGGACAGCTGGGTGCAGGGTTACGACATCCTCAGGGATCTAGACCTTTACCTCACCAAGCTGGCAAGAGACTTCCTCCTGCTGGCTGCAAAAACACACGTATGA